In one Novosphingopyxis iocasae genomic region, the following are encoded:
- a CDS encoding DUF4331 family protein — MNRFAKLAIAGGAMALAVPLAIMLPEQFAPAADHRDPPQRTDPTVDNTPDYAADIADVFAFHTDDKLVLILTFAGPMPTTAGATYDRDVLYKINISNQAPRTATNIPIRIRFGQDPSNANAYGMQITGIPNTNGGNALVGPVEADNTIDGVRFRAGLFDDPFFFDLQGFTQSKQTGNLSIMSTRDFFANSNDTAIVIEIPRSRIPQNSANGQAVPIDVWAETLRLGGQL, encoded by the coding sequence ATGAATCGTTTTGCCAAGCTGGCGATCGCGGGGGGTGCCATGGCGCTCGCCGTGCCGCTGGCCATCATGCTGCCGGAGCAGTTCGCTCCTGCTGCGGATCACCGCGATCCGCCGCAGCGTACAGACCCCACCGTCGATAATACGCCCGATTATGCGGCCGATATCGCCGACGTCTTCGCTTTCCACACCGATGACAAGCTGGTGCTGATCCTGACCTTTGCCGGCCCGATGCCGACGACGGCGGGTGCAACCTATGACCGCGATGTTCTCTATAAGATCAACATTTCGAACCAGGCGCCGCGCACCGCGACCAACATACCGATCCGCATTCGGTTCGGCCAAGATCCGAGCAATGCCAACGCCTATGGCATGCAGATCACCGGTATTCCGAACACCAATGGCGGCAACGCGCTGGTCGGACCGGTAGAAGCCGACAACACGATCGACGGTGTGCGCTTCCGCGCTGGGTTATTCGACGATCCGTTCTTTTTCGATCTGCAGGGCTTCACCCAATCCAAGCAGACCGGCAACCTTTCAATCATGAGCACGCGCGATTTCTTCGCAAATTCGAATGACACCGCCATCGTGATCGAAATTCCGCGCAGCCGTATTCCGCAGAACAGCGCCAACGGACAGGCCGTTCCGATCGATGTCTGGGCCGAAACCCTGCGTCTGGGAGGACAGCTCTGA
- a CDS encoding tetratricopeptide repeat protein, producing the protein MTDVTAPPPSTGPERPHGGSTSRLWKFVILLLAAATLVALAIRLFGGSEDAPPVPEGIGIDRVVGPDSYALELARTETTVANTRQRLENAPDQWLLREAYTGALSRRASLTGNYTDLAAIDRELARAFQDAPTGAGPIVSAAAHAITVHRLDDAERYLDQADRFAVQPNDAGRAEWLGMRGDIAFYRGNYDEALRYYRASVRLSEDIGSLTRLSTYELKHGRFDEAEADIRRAGATAKTPSPYLAAFFFLRLADVGLASGDWAMAARNIAAANRAFEGWWLAEAYQAQMLALQGDVNGAVALYTKAANQSNDPQVMDALAALLRANGRIAEAKPWIAKAQGIWDRRMAALPSAARGHAVEHELALGDPTKALRIAAADFAARPHGQTAIMLASAELANGQPEKALALLKQVDRSGWVSARAWALRAEAEALMGDGKASDAARAEAEKIDPKIFDPAQSYIWFGHG; encoded by the coding sequence GTGACGGACGTCACGGCGCCTCCACCTTCGACCGGGCCTGAACGCCCGCATGGCGGCTCGACCAGCCGGCTGTGGAAGTTCGTCATCCTTCTTCTTGCCGCTGCCACGCTGGTGGCGCTGGCTATCCGCCTGTTCGGGGGCAGCGAAGACGCGCCGCCGGTGCCGGAAGGGATCGGCATCGATCGGGTGGTCGGCCCGGACAGCTACGCCCTCGAACTTGCGCGCACCGAAACCACTGTAGCGAATACGCGCCAGCGTCTCGAAAACGCCCCCGACCAATGGCTGCTGCGCGAGGCGTATACCGGTGCGCTTTCTCGACGCGCCTCGCTGACCGGCAATTACACCGATCTCGCAGCGATCGACCGCGAACTGGCGCGCGCCTTTCAGGACGCGCCGACGGGCGCTGGCCCGATTGTCTCCGCTGCCGCCCACGCCATAACCGTTCACCGGCTGGACGATGCCGAGCGCTATCTCGATCAGGCGGATCGGTTTGCGGTCCAGCCGAACGATGCCGGGCGCGCCGAATGGCTCGGCATGCGCGGGGACATCGCCTTTTACCGCGGCAATTATGACGAGGCGCTGCGTTATTACAGGGCATCGGTGCGGCTGAGCGAGGATATCGGCAGCCTGACGCGCCTGTCCACTTATGAGCTGAAGCATGGCCGTTTTGATGAGGCTGAGGCGGACATTCGCCGCGCCGGTGCCACCGCCAAAACGCCGAGCCCCTATCTCGCAGCCTTTTTCTTCCTCCGACTTGCCGATGTCGGTCTGGCGAGCGGAGACTGGGCGATGGCGGCCAGGAATATCGCCGCTGCCAATCGCGCCTTCGAAGGCTGGTGGCTGGCCGAGGCCTATCAGGCGCAGATGCTTGCGCTGCAAGGCGATGTGAACGGTGCGGTCGCTCTGTACACCAAGGCGGCCAACCAATCGAACGATCCGCAGGTAATGGACGCTCTGGCCGCATTGCTGCGCGCCAATGGGCGGATTGCAGAGGCGAAGCCGTGGATCGCGAAAGCGCAAGGCATCTGGGACCGGCGCATGGCCGCCTTGCCCAGCGCGGCGCGCGGTCATGCCGTGGAACATGAGCTGGCCCTCGGGGATCCCACCAAGGCGCTGCGCATCGCGGCGGCCGATTTTGCCGCCCGACCGCACGGCCAGACGGCGATCATGCTGGCATCGGCGGAATTGGCTAACGGGCAACCTGAAAAGGCGCTTGCCCTTCTAAAGCAGGTTGATCGCTCCGGCTGGGTCAGCGCGCGCGCCTGGGCCTTGCGCGCCGAAGCCGAAGCGCTGATGGGTGATGGCAAGGCAAGCGATGCGGCGCGCGCGGAAGCGGAAAAAATCGATCCCAAGATATTCGATCCGGCACAAAGCTATATCTGGTTCGGCCATGGCTGA
- the ggt gene encoding gamma-glutamyltransferase has product MTIKFALALAAASALTAQPVFAQAQDAAADQAAPAPPPPEPSFTESIGAGGRPVGAIWSRSPVYGANGMAATAQPLASQVAIDVLKQGGSAVDAAIAANAALGLMEPTGNGIGGDLFAIVWDPKTKKLYGINGSGRSAKGRSLDQMREKAGGKSIPAFGSLPVTVPGTVAAWYDLHERFGKLPMADNLAPAIRYAEEGFPVSPVIASYLNGNLKRFEQVQDQIEEFDNARATYFKDGAPKTGDIFRNPDLANTLSTIAEGGRDAFYKGPIARTIDAYMKRIGGDLAYEDFAAHQSEWVEPACVDYRGTDLCELPPNSQGFAALEMASILKNIDLSRYPRGSAEVLHYITEAKRLAFADLARFYADPAFAKIDYDRLLSDAYGRERFALIDPERATPEFGPGEDLLEGEGDTTYLTVADKDGMMVSLIQSNYRGMGSGLVADGLGFMFQDRGELFSLDPAHPNAYAPGKRPFQTIIPAFLMRGGAPLMSFGVMGGGMQPQGHVQILINMVDYGMNVQEAGDAARLNHDGSRQPTDPLVGGDGIDPLGVLALEPGISKETIAQLGAMGHNVELVDNGVIFGGYQAILRDPRTGVYAGATEMRKDGTVAAY; this is encoded by the coding sequence ATGACGATAAAGTTCGCGCTTGCTCTGGCTGCCGCATCCGCGCTGACGGCCCAACCCGTATTCGCGCAGGCGCAAGATGCCGCCGCCGATCAGGCCGCACCCGCCCCGCCCCCGCCCGAACCCTCCTTCACCGAAAGCATCGGTGCGGGGGGCAGGCCTGTGGGCGCGATCTGGTCCCGCAGTCCGGTTTACGGCGCGAACGGCATGGCCGCGACGGCGCAGCCGCTGGCGAGCCAGGTGGCGATCGATGTCCTGAAGCAGGGCGGCAGCGCGGTGGATGCGGCAATCGCCGCCAATGCCGCGCTCGGGCTGATGGAGCCGACCGGCAACGGCATCGGCGGGGATCTGTTCGCGATCGTCTGGGACCCGAAGACGAAGAAGCTTTATGGCATCAACGGCTCGGGCCGCTCCGCCAAGGGCCGGTCGCTCGACCAGATGCGCGAAAAGGCTGGCGGCAAGAGCATTCCCGCTTTCGGCTCGCTGCCCGTCACGGTGCCCGGCACGGTCGCCGCCTGGTACGATCTGCACGAACGCTTCGGCAAGCTGCCCATGGCAGACAATCTTGCCCCTGCAATCCGCTATGCCGAGGAAGGTTTTCCGGTCTCCCCGGTCATAGCCTCTTATCTCAATGGCAATCTGAAGCGCTTCGAGCAGGTGCAGGACCAGATCGAGGAGTTCGACAACGCCCGCGCGACCTATTTCAAGGACGGCGCGCCGAAGACGGGCGACATCTTTCGCAACCCGGACCTCGCCAACACGCTGAGCACCATCGCCGAGGGCGGGCGCGATGCCTTTTACAAGGGGCCGATCGCGCGAACCATCGACGCCTATATGAAGCGGATCGGCGGCGATCTGGCCTATGAAGATTTCGCCGCGCACCAAAGCGAATGGGTCGAGCCTGCCTGCGTCGACTATCGCGGCACGGACCTGTGCGAACTGCCGCCCAACAGCCAGGGCTTCGCCGCGCTGGAGATGGCGAGCATCCTCAAAAATATCGATCTGTCCCGCTATCCGCGCGGCAGCGCCGAGGTGCTGCACTACATTACCGAGGCCAAGCGCCTCGCCTTTGCCGATCTCGCCCGCTTTTATGCGGATCCGGCCTTCGCCAAGATCGACTATGATCGCCTGCTCTCCGACGCCTATGGCCGCGAACGCTTCGCGCTGATCGATCCGGAGCGCGCCACACCCGAATTCGGCCCCGGCGAGGATCTGCTCGAGGGCGAAGGCGACACCACCTATCTCACCGTCGCGGACAAGGACGGCATGATGGTGAGCCTCATCCAGTCCAACTATCGCGGCATGGGATCGGGCCTGGTCGCCGATGGCTTGGGCTTCATGTTCCAGGACCGCGGCGAGCTATTCTCGCTCGATCCGGCCCATCCCAACGCCTATGCGCCGGGCAAGCGCCCGTTCCAGACCATCATTCCCGCCTTCCTGATGCGGGGCGGCGCCCCTCTGATGAGCTTCGGCGTGATGGGCGGCGGCATGCAGCCGCAGGGCCATGTCCAGATCCTGATCAACATGGTCGATTACGGCATGAACGTGCAGGAGGCGGGCGATGCCGCACGGCTGAACCATGATGGCAGCCGCCAGCCGACCGATCCGCTCGTGGGCGGCGATGGCATCGATCCGCTGGGCGTCCTGGCACTGGAACCCGGGATCTCGAAGGAAACGATCGCACAGCTCGGCGCGATGGGCCACAATGTCGAACTGGTCGACAATGGCGTGATCTTCGGCGGCTATCAGGCGATCCTACGCGATCCGCGAACCGGCGTCTATGCGGGTGCCACGGAGATGCGCAAGGACGGCACCGTCGCCGCTTACTGA
- a CDS encoding SDR family NAD(P)-dependent oxidoreductase, whose product MSVTIDLSGKVAIVTGAASGIGRASARLFAQAGAQVLIADRADAVHETLKLIEEAGGTAAARQMDVGDEAQVQALVEEAESRFGGLDIVYANAGITGGKPGGLFDSDASEWAEVLRVNLIGPFLAIKYAAPKIQARGGGAIVCTASVAGLRSGAGPASYSASKAGVINLVKTAAYQLDGTGVRVNCICPGLIETGMTKPVYDYAREAGKLDKIGQLNPMKRGGEPEEIARAALFLASDQASYINGQALPVDGGLSASHPIAPRGNRGA is encoded by the coding sequence ATGAGCGTCACCATCGATCTTTCGGGCAAGGTGGCTATCGTCACGGGCGCGGCGTCGGGCATCGGCCGGGCATCGGCGCGGTTGTTTGCGCAGGCCGGGGCCCAGGTGCTGATCGCGGACCGGGCCGATGCGGTGCACGAGACGCTGAAGTTGATCGAGGAGGCCGGCGGCACCGCCGCGGCGCGTCAGATGGACGTCGGTGACGAAGCGCAGGTTCAAGCACTGGTGGAGGAGGCGGAGAGCCGCTTCGGCGGCCTCGATATCGTGTACGCCAATGCCGGGATCACCGGCGGCAAGCCCGGCGGACTGTTCGACAGCGATGCGTCCGAATGGGCCGAAGTGTTGAGGGTGAACCTGATCGGGCCGTTCCTCGCCATCAAATATGCTGCGCCGAAGATTCAGGCGCGCGGCGGCGGCGCCATCGTCTGCACCGCTTCGGTGGCGGGGCTGCGTTCGGGCGCGGGCCCGGCCAGCTACTCGGCGTCGAAGGCGGGCGTCATCAATCTCGTCAAGACCGCGGCCTATCAGCTGGACGGCACCGGTGTGCGCGTGAACTGCATCTGCCCCGGGCTGATCGAAACCGGCATGACGAAGCCGGTCTACGATTATGCGCGCGAGGCCGGAAAGCTCGACAAGATCGGGCAGCTCAACCCCATGAAGCGCGGCGGCGAACCGGAAGAGATTGCGCGCGCGGCCCTGTTCCTCGCCAGCGATCAGGCCAGCTACATCAACGGACAGGCGCTTCCCGTCGACGGCGGGCTTTCAGCGAGCCATCCTATCGCACCGCGCGGCAATCGCGGCGCCTGA
- a CDS encoding Crp/Fnr family transcriptional regulator, whose amino-acid sequence MTSDSCFVQRLLHYLDLSEAEKSVIAELEQEPITIPAGQKLWEEGGDSDSLCIVQEGWLLSETFLEAGERQILRFYFPGELIGTAGISFNQASSTVRAVEDARLCIVPRRRMGELFARQPRLASLFYSLGMLEVADLNDRLRALGRTDGKARLAQLFLSIAERLRVLEGRDTKVMHVPLTQSDLADAVGLTAIHVNRLLKEMTREGLIKRTRREIELCDEDQLRRISQYRDRHFDMDNSWFPPAEG is encoded by the coding sequence GTGACGTCTGACAGTTGCTTCGTGCAGCGTCTGCTGCATTATCTGGATCTGAGCGAAGCAGAGAAATCCGTTATTGCCGAGCTGGAGCAGGAGCCCATCACCATTCCTGCGGGCCAGAAGCTTTGGGAAGAAGGCGGCGACAGTGACAGCCTATGCATCGTGCAGGAAGGGTGGCTACTTTCAGAGACCTTCCTGGAAGCGGGCGAGCGTCAGATATTACGCTTCTATTTTCCGGGCGAATTGATCGGTACCGCCGGCATCAGCTTCAACCAAGCCTCCAGCACAGTGCGCGCGGTGGAGGATGCCAGGTTGTGCATTGTGCCCCGACGAAGGATGGGGGAGCTGTTCGCGCGCCAGCCGCGCCTTGCGAGCCTGTTCTATTCACTCGGCATGCTGGAAGTGGCGGACCTGAACGATCGGCTGCGCGCTCTGGGCCGGACGGATGGCAAAGCGCGGCTCGCGCAGTTGTTCCTTTCCATCGCCGAGCGCCTGCGCGTGCTGGAGGGAAGGGATACCAAGGTCATGCATGTGCCGCTGACGCAGAGCGACTTGGCCGATGCGGTCGGTCTCACGGCTATTCACGTCAACCGGCTGTTGAAAGAGATGACGCGCGAAGGGCTTATCAAGCGCACGCGCCGCGAAATCGAACTTTGCGACGAAGATCAGCTGCGCCGCATTTCGCAATATCGTGACCGCCATTTCGATATGGACAATAGCTGGTTTCCGCCAGCGGAGGGCTGA
- the acs gene encoding acetate--CoA ligase: MADGKQEEALVARPRGGKTNCTAEEYDRLYERSLADPDTFWGKQAERVDWIEEPSTICNSSFDPVDIKWYEGGKLNLCHNCVDRHVEDGKGDVTALIWEADEPGDVRRLSYKELHQEVQRFANVLKDMGVAKGDRVTLYMPMILEGAVAMLACARIGAVHSVVFGGFSPDALAGRIEDCDSRFLITADAGVRASKTVPLKKNADAALGKLSFEVKTLVIRHRGEDVAMKEGRDIWYDEAAKDVSPNCPCEEMDAEDPLFILYTSGSTGKPKGVLHTTGGYAVWTATTFHYVFDYQPGDIYWCTADIGWVTGHSYIVYGPLQNAATSLMFEGVPNYPDVDRFWDMVERHKVNIFYTAPTAIRALMREGSDPVTRHNLSSLKLLGTVGEPINPEAWRWYHDIVGGGDAPIVDTWWQTETGGVMITTLPHAHDMKPGSAGKPFFGIEPQLLDADGNLLEGANEGNLAIARSWPGQMRTVYGDHERFVQTYFSTYKGKYFTGDGCRRDGAGYYTITGRVDDVINVSGHRMGTAEVESALVLHPKVAEAAVVGYPHDIKGQGIYCYVTLNSGVEPSEELEAELKNHVRSEIGPIATPDHLHFTPALPKTRSGKIMRRILRKIAENDYGALGDTSTLADPDVVEGLIEGRKNR, encoded by the coding sequence ATGGCGGACGGCAAGCAGGAAGAGGCGCTGGTGGCGCGCCCGCGCGGCGGCAAGACGAATTGCACCGCGGAGGAATATGACCGTCTGTACGAACGCTCGCTGGCCGATCCCGACACCTTTTGGGGCAAGCAGGCCGAACGGGTGGACTGGATCGAGGAGCCGTCCACCATCTGCAACAGCAGCTTCGATCCGGTCGACATCAAATGGTATGAGGGCGGCAAGCTCAACCTCTGTCACAATTGCGTCGATCGCCATGTCGAAGACGGCAAGGGCGATGTCACCGCGCTGATCTGGGAAGCCGATGAGCCGGGCGACGTGCGCCGCCTCAGCTACAAAGAACTGCACCAAGAGGTGCAGCGCTTCGCCAATGTGCTGAAAGACATGGGGGTTGCGAAGGGCGACCGCGTGACCTTGTACATGCCGATGATCCTGGAAGGCGCGGTCGCGATGCTCGCCTGCGCGCGGATCGGCGCGGTGCATTCGGTCGTGTTCGGCGGCTTCAGTCCGGATGCGCTTGCCGGACGGATCGAGGATTGCGACAGCCGCTTCCTGATCACCGCCGATGCAGGCGTGCGGGCCTCCAAGACGGTGCCGCTCAAGAAAAACGCCGATGCTGCGCTGGGCAAACTGTCCTTCGAGGTAAAGACGCTCGTGATCCGCCACCGCGGCGAGGATGTGGCCATGAAGGAAGGCCGCGACATCTGGTATGACGAGGCGGCGAAGGACGTCTCGCCAAATTGCCCGTGCGAGGAGATGGACGCGGAAGACCCGCTGTTCATCCTTTACACCTCCGGCTCCACCGGAAAGCCCAAGGGCGTGCTGCACACGACGGGCGGCTATGCCGTCTGGACCGCGACGACCTTCCATTATGTGTTCGATTATCAGCCCGGCGATATCTACTGGTGCACCGCCGATATCGGCTGGGTGACCGGGCACAGCTACATCGTCTACGGCCCGCTACAAAATGCCGCCACCAGCCTGATGTTCGAAGGCGTGCCCAATTATCCGGACGTCGACCGCTTCTGGGACATGGTGGAACGGCACAAGGTCAACATCTTCTACACCGCCCCCACCGCGATCCGCGCGCTGATGCGCGAGGGCAGCGATCCGGTGACACGGCATAATCTCTCCTCGCTCAAACTGCTCGGCACGGTGGGCGAACCGATCAATCCGGAGGCATGGCGCTGGTACCACGATATCGTCGGCGGTGGCGATGCGCCGATCGTCGACACCTGGTGGCAGACCGAAACCGGCGGCGTCATGATCACCACCCTACCCCATGCACATGACATGAAGCCGGGCAGTGCGGGCAAGCCGTTTTTCGGCATCGAGCCGCAGCTGCTCGACGCGGACGGCAATCTGCTGGAGGGCGCGAACGAGGGCAATCTCGCCATCGCGCGCAGCTGGCCGGGGCAGATGCGAACCGTCTATGGCGATCATGAGCGGTTCGTGCAGACCTATTTCAGCACGTATAAAGGCAAATATTTCACCGGCGACGGCTGCCGCCGCGACGGCGCGGGATACTACACAATCACTGGCCGCGTGGACGATGTGATCAACGTCTCCGGCCATCGCATGGGTACAGCCGAAGTGGAAAGCGCGCTTGTGCTCCACCCCAAGGTCGCCGAGGCCGCGGTGGTGGGCTATCCACACGACATCAAGGGCCAGGGCATCTACTGCTATGTCACGCTCAACAGCGGCGTGGAGCCTTCGGAGGAGCTGGAGGCGGAGCTGAAAAACCATGTCCGCAGCGAGATCGGCCCGATCGCCACGCCCGACCATCTGCACTTCACCCCGGCATTGCCCAAGACACGCTCCGGCAAGATCATGCGCCGCATCCTGCGCAAGATTGCCGAGAACGACTATGGCGCGCTGGGCGACACCTCCACTCTCGCCGATCCGGACGTGGTCGAAGGGCTGATCGAGGGCAGAAAAAACCGGTGA
- a CDS encoding class I adenylate-forming enzyme family protein, which produces MENPPASPPAWPAATLPQIEAALCAPGQRFEMEEVDVRGVTTRAWKNAPPTLAALAALSREHGDVDFTVYEGERVSYDAWHRATAKLARHFIEEGITKGDRIALAMRNLPEWPVIFFAATAIGAIVVPLNAWWTGAELEYALKDSGARLLVCDAERHERLHDHYGALPGLEAVLVSRGHGALSGHARALEDIIGKTADYPTLADDDLPVVDLVPDDEATIFYTSGTTGEPKGALGTHRNICTNIFSSAYASARSFLRRGEMPPDPPPRNVGLLVIPLFHVTACSATLTGGMAGGATLIFMHKWDAEEAFRIIEREGVTLAGGVPTIAWQLIEHPARDKYDLSSLKTISYGGAPSAPDLVRKIRDVMGALPGNGWGMTETMATVTSHSAEDYLNRPDSCGPPVPVSDIKVTGPDGETLPSGAVGELWASGPQIVKGYWNKPQATAETFVHGWVRTGDLARIDAEGFCYIVDRAKDIVIRGGENIYSTEVENILYDHPAVTDAAVIALPHRTLGEEPGAVVHCAPGQEASELELQDWVREHLAAFKVPVRIVFSDDTLPRNANGKILKGELKALFEPTA; this is translated from the coding sequence ATGGAAAATCCCCCCGCTTCGCCGCCCGCCTGGCCCGCCGCCACCCTTCCGCAGATCGAGGCCGCGCTTTGCGCGCCCGGTCAGCGGTTTGAAATGGAGGAAGTGGACGTGCGCGGCGTAACCACGCGCGCTTGGAAAAACGCTCCGCCAACGCTGGCGGCCCTTGCCGCGCTGTCGCGCGAGCATGGGGATGTCGACTTCACGGTCTATGAAGGCGAGCGCGTCAGTTATGATGCCTGGCACCGTGCCACCGCCAAGCTCGCGCGCCACTTCATCGAGGAAGGAATCACCAAGGGAGACCGGATCGCGCTGGCCATGCGCAATCTGCCCGAATGGCCCGTCATATTTTTCGCCGCGACCGCGATCGGTGCGATCGTGGTTCCGCTCAACGCATGGTGGACCGGTGCAGAGTTGGAATATGCGCTGAAGGATTCAGGCGCGCGGCTGCTGGTGTGCGATGCAGAGCGGCATGAGCGCCTTCACGATCATTACGGCGCGCTACCGGGGCTCGAGGCAGTGCTGGTTTCGCGTGGCCATGGCGCCTTGAGCGGCCACGCGCGCGCGCTCGAGGACATTATCGGCAAGACCGCGGATTATCCCACACTCGCCGACGACGATCTTCCTGTCGTCGATCTTGTGCCCGACGATGAAGCGACGATCTTCTACACCAGTGGCACGACTGGTGAGCCCAAAGGCGCGCTGGGCACGCATCGCAATATCTGCACTAACATCTTTTCCAGCGCCTATGCCAGCGCGCGCAGCTTTCTGCGGCGCGGCGAGATGCCGCCCGATCCACCCCCGCGCAATGTTGGCCTGCTGGTGATTCCGCTGTTTCACGTCACCGCCTGCTCGGCGACGCTGACGGGCGGGATGGCGGGCGGGGCCACGCTGATCTTCATGCACAAATGGGATGCGGAAGAGGCCTTTCGGATCATCGAGCGCGAGGGCGTGACCCTGGCGGGCGGTGTCCCGACGATCGCCTGGCAGCTGATCGAGCATCCCGCGCGCGACAAATATGATCTCAGCTCGCTGAAGACCATCAGCTATGGCGGCGCGCCGTCCGCGCCCGATCTGGTGCGAAAGATCCGCGACGTCATGGGCGCGCTTCCGGGCAATGGCTGGGGGATGACCGAAACGATGGCGACGGTCACCAGCCACAGCGCGGAAGATTATCTCAATCGCCCCGACAGCTGCGGCCCGCCGGTGCCCGTGTCCGATATCAAGGTGACCGGTCCGGACGGCGAAACCTTGCCGAGCGGCGCGGTCGGCGAGCTTTGGGCAAGCGGGCCGCAGATCGTCAAAGGCTATTGGAACAAACCGCAGGCTACCGCTGAAACCTTCGTTCATGGCTGGGTGCGCACCGGCGATCTTGCGCGGATCGATGCGGAAGGCTTCTGCTATATCGTCGACCGGGCCAAGGACATCGTGATCCGCGGCGGCGAGAACATCTATTCCACCGAGGTGGAGAACATCCTCTACGATCACCCTGCCGTCACCGATGCTGCGGTGATTGCCCTGCCCCACCGCACTTTGGGCGAGGAGCCCGGCGCGGTGGTCCATTGCGCCCCCGGTCAGGAGGCGAGCGAGCTGGAATTGCAGGACTGGGTTCGCGAGCATCTCGCCGCGTTCAAGGTGCCGGTACGGATCGTTTTTTCGGACGACACGCTGCCGCGCAACGCCAACGGCAAGATCTTGAAGGGCGAGCTGAAGGCGCTGTTCGAGCCAACCGCCTGA